From one Bacteroidota bacterium genomic stretch:
- a CDS encoding sigma-70 family RNA polymerase sigma factor — protein sequence MSIKQTETYNLKHLSKQDFIAEIYNRYGKKLYAYAIQTWNLEEDSAWDLIYKTLYKVIDSYNNYTFDTEEKFASFIFKIFINYLRNHYRDNKHLVDFSVTGDIADAELMSNAVENDNSNSINLKLNLLNEELTKLEDWQRMLLLMRSEGKTYAEIATYMDKPEHQLKVYYQRLKEKISKRLYEHF from the coding sequence GTGAGCATAAAACAGACAGAAACATATAACCTAAAGCATTTATCAAAGCAGGATTTTATTGCTGAAATCTATAACAGGTATGGTAAAAAATTGTATGCTTATGCTATTCAAACATGGAACTTAGAAGAAGATAGTGCTTGGGATTTAATCTATAAAACACTTTATAAAGTAATCGATTCATATAACAATTATACATTTGATACCGAAGAAAAATTTGCCTCCTTTATATTTAAAATATTTATCAATTACCTAAGAAATCACTACAGGGATAATAAACACCTGGTTGATTTTTCAGTAACTGGCGATATAGCCGATGCCGAATTAATGAGCAATGCAGTTGAAAATGATAATTCAAACTCCATTAATTTAAAATTAAATCTGTTGAACGAAGAATTAACCAAGTTGGAAGACTGGCAACGAATGCTTTTACTGATGAGAAGCGAGGGCAAAACCTATGCTGAAATAGCTACCTATATGGATAAGCCCGAACACCAGTTAAAAGTTTACTACCAAAGACTAAAAGAAAAAATAAGCAAACGACTTTATGAGCACTTTTAA
- a CDS encoding DUF4097 family beta strand repeat-containing protein has protein sequence MSTFNIPITDQELRMLLKKNILEGNMDDALINDLITMESKMVFANSSVIVIPNNKEQNVLNKLNKSLTKGVGFWWPIATIAVVLALSLLVWFKFTTSNQSAAMAANQPNNAYEKDYTPNTIINTSDSTLVEKPENETLRPKEIDTNTQVTGERIIQNIPLWPNSFTAPLDSIKSNNIVDYKSLAGIIVSENKFTVDTLFNGIKSLYIKSSYCKIDIKPNNTETLLLKGEMEFKSKGIVINKPQYQIIIKKTDTLLQVTIEGGKSSIVLGGMVDITGFLNFDVPQNINVKIDNTSSDILLTKLKGQMKINNDYGNVQATDMQSNMILKVQSGNTILKAIEGNITTDCNYGNQTLTNIKGHVSMKNNSSDIALANIKGNTLISSSYGNIHIDSLTGKLKIKLASGNITTSHINGDSVDINNSYGNIVLSHVEAAVKANNISGNTHFNYVKGNVKLSSSYGKQKLANITGSIISKGVSTEVELEKIEGDLNITTSYGDITASNCKGAVAMNVTSGNISGKNITLTNNMLLNNTYGNIKMQLTNTDSDLSYDLVNSYGTIKLAKGDNNIKKTDGSLKITKGAIQIKAVTTSGNQLFE, from the coding sequence ATGAGCACTTTTAATATACCTATAACAGACCAAGAGCTCCGAATGCTTCTAAAGAAAAATATTTTGGAAGGAAACATGGATGATGCTTTAATAAATGACCTTATAACTATGGAATCAAAAATGGTATTTGCAAATAGTTCCGTTATTGTTATACCCAATAACAAAGAACAAAACGTATTAAATAAATTAAACAAGAGCCTGACAAAAGGTGTTGGTTTCTGGTGGCCCATTGCAACCATTGCAGTTGTTTTAGCTCTATCACTTTTAGTATGGTTTAAATTTACTACGAGCAATCAATCAGCAGCAATGGCTGCAAACCAACCAAACAATGCTTATGAAAAAGACTATACACCCAATACCATTATCAATACAAGCGATAGTACATTGGTTGAAAAGCCAGAAAACGAAACTTTAAGACCAAAAGAAATAGATACAAATACACAAGTTACCGGGGAGAGAATAATTCAAAACATACCCTTATGGCCCAACTCATTTACAGCACCCTTAGATAGTATAAAAAGTAACAATATCGTTGATTATAAATCCCTTGCAGGCATAATAGTAAGCGAAAACAAGTTTACTGTAGATACACTGTTTAATGGCATAAAAAGTTTGTATATAAAAAGTAGTTATTGCAAAATAGATATTAAGCCAAACAATACAGAAACACTTTTATTAAAAGGCGAGATGGAATTTAAATCAAAAGGAATAGTTATAAATAAACCCCAATACCAAATTATTATTAAAAAAACCGATACCCTTTTACAAGTAACAATTGAAGGCGGTAAATCAAGTATAGTTTTAGGCGGAATGGTAGATATAACAGGTTTCTTAAATTTTGATGTGCCGCAAAACATTAACGTAAAAATAGACAATACCAGCTCAGATATACTGCTGACCAAATTAAAAGGACAAATGAAAATAAATAACGATTATGGAAATGTACAAGCTACAGATATGCAATCAAACATGATACTTAAAGTACAGTCAGGCAATACCATTTTAAAAGCAATAGAAGGCAATATTACTACCGACTGTAATTATGGCAATCAAACATTAACCAATATAAAAGGCCATGTAAGTATGAAAAACAATTCAAGCGATATTGCATTGGCTAATATAAAAGGTAACACCTTAATCAGTTCCAGCTATGGCAATATTCATATTGATAGTTTAACAGGAAAATTAAAAATAAAACTCGCATCAGGTAATATAACCACCAGTCATATAAATGGCGATTCAGTTGATATAAACAACAGCTATGGCAATATTGTATTAAGCCATGTAGAGGCGGCTGTTAAAGCCAATAATATTTCAGGCAATACTCATTTTAACTATGTAAAAGGAAACGTAAAATTAAGTTCATCATATGGTAAACAAAAATTAGCAAACATAACAGGCAGTATTATCAGTAAAGGTGTTTCAACCGAAGTAGAACTGGAGAAAATAGAAGGCGATTTAAACATAACTACCAGTTATGGTGATATAACAGCCAGTAACTGTAAAGGAGCAGTAGCCATGAATGTAACAAGTGGCAACATTTCAGGAAAAAACATAACACTTACCAATAATATGTTATTGAATAACACCTATGGTAATATAAAAATGCAACTTACCAATACAGACAGTGACTTGAGTTACGATTTAGTAAATAGCTATGGTACTATAAAATTAGCCAAAGGTGATAATAATATTAAGAAAACAGATGGCTCATTAAAGATAACAAAAGGAGCTATACAAATAAAAGCAGTTACCACCTCAGGTAACCAATTGTTTGAATAA
- a CDS encoding purine-nucleoside phosphorylase, translating into MLNKIKEATNYILEHTQIKPLTGIILGTGLGALVNDCEVIDTINYEDIPHFPVSTVESHKGKLILGYLNKQPVVIMQGRFHYYEGYSMQEVTFPVRVLKFLGIEKLLISNAAGGLNRNFKVSELMVLNDHINLLPESPLRGKHYREFGDRFPDMCEPYNIALREKAKAIALQNNFILHEGCYAAVQGPALETKAEYKMLSILGADAVGMSTVPEVLVAVQMRIPVCTISVITDLGFPETLKPVSLEKIIAAANKAEPLLSKLFTELV; encoded by the coding sequence ATGTTGAACAAAATAAAAGAAGCTACTAATTATATACTTGAGCATACGCAAATAAAACCTTTAACAGGTATTATTCTGGGGACGGGCTTGGGTGCTTTGGTAAATGATTGCGAAGTAATAGATACTATCAATTACGAAGATATTCCGCACTTTCCGGTAAGCACTGTTGAAAGCCATAAGGGTAAATTGATATTGGGTTATTTAAATAAACAACCTGTTGTAATTATGCAGGGTCGTTTCCATTACTACGAAGGTTACAGCATGCAAGAGGTTACTTTTCCGGTAAGGGTTTTAAAATTTTTAGGCATTGAAAAATTATTGATAAGTAATGCTGCTGGAGGATTGAACAGGAATTTTAAAGTGAGTGAATTAATGGTATTAAACGACCATATTAATTTGCTTCCGGAATCGCCACTGAGAGGAAAACACTATAGAGAATTTGGCGACAGGTTTCCTGATATGTGTGAACCTTATAATATAGCATTGCGCGAAAAAGCAAAAGCCATTGCACTACAAAATAATTTTATACTGCACGAAGGCTGTTATGCTGCAGTGCAAGGGCCTGCATTGGAAACCAAAGCGGAATATAAAATGTTAAGTATACTGGGTGCCGATGCTGTTGGTATGAGCACAGTACCAGAGGTATTGGTTGCTGTTCAAATGCGTATACCTGTTTGTACTATTTCGGTTATAACTGACTTAGGATTTCCTGAAACTTTAAAGCCTGTTAGCTTAGAAAAAATTATTGCTGCGGCCAATAAAGCAGAACCTTTATTAAGTAAATTATTTACTGAACTGGTATAA
- the lpxK gene encoding tetraacyldisaccharide 4'-kinase, which yields MILVFRILAAPFAFIYACILFLRNTCYDKNLLRETSFELPIINIGNLAFGGTGKTPHIEYLIRLLKQQYKVAILSRGYKRKTSGYFFATNESTAFEIGDEPTQIKQKFKTEIDLAVSENRVIGVPNLLFDAPETDVILLDDAFQHRAIKAGLNILLTDYNNLFFNDYLTPAGTLREYRAGYKRADLIVVTKCPADLTVLEKEKIIAQIKPLAKQRVFFSYQKYDSLVHYFDGSIKTIDELKETDLLLFSGIAKAQSFEDYLEKNAHSVMDAWQFGDHHDFTTEEITQLLAEFDKRASTNKIIISTEKDAMRLQTDAFKTLLQQYPIYYLPLQVDFFESDKSAFNQYILNYVEQNKRSY from the coding sequence ATGATTTTAGTTTTTAGAATTTTAGCTGCGCCTTTTGCTTTTATATATGCTTGTATTTTATTTTTGCGGAATACTTGTTACGATAAAAATCTACTACGTGAAACTTCATTTGAGCTTCCTATTATTAATATTGGGAATTTAGCTTTTGGCGGAACGGGCAAAACACCTCATATTGAATATTTAATTAGATTATTAAAACAACAATACAAAGTAGCTATACTTAGCCGGGGCTATAAACGTAAAACTTCAGGCTATTTTTTTGCTACCAATGAGTCTACTGCTTTTGAAATTGGTGATGAACCTACTCAAATAAAACAAAAATTTAAAACCGAAATTGATTTAGCGGTTAGCGAAAACAGGGTAATTGGTGTGCCTAATTTATTGTTTGATGCACCTGAAACGGATGTTATTTTATTGGACGATGCATTTCAGCACAGGGCTATAAAAGCAGGCCTTAATATTTTACTGACTGATTATAACAACTTATTTTTTAACGATTACCTTACTCCCGCAGGCACTTTGCGTGAATACAGGGCTGGTTATAAAAGGGCTGATTTAATTGTTGTTACTAAATGTCCCGCTGATTTAACCGTTTTGGAAAAGGAAAAAATTATTGCCCAAATAAAACCATTGGCTAAACAACGGGTATTTTTCTCTTACCAAAAATATGATTCATTGGTTCATTATTTTGATGGCTCTATTAAAACCATTGATGAACTTAAAGAAACGGACTTATTGCTTTTTAGCGGTATAGCCAAAGCACAAAGTTTTGAAGATTATTTAGAAAAAAATGCCCATTCGGTAATGGATGCATGGCAGTTTGGCGACCACCATGATTTTACAACGGAAGAAATTACACAGCTATTAGCTGAATTTGACAAACGTGCTTCAACCAATAAAATAATTATCAGTACTGAAAAGGATGCCATGCGACTGCAAACGGATGCATTTAAAACGCTCCTGCAACAATACCCTATTTACTACTTGCCTTTACAAGTTGATTTTTTCGAAAGCGATAAAAGCGCATTTAATCAATACATTTTAAACTATGTTGAACAAAATAAAAGAAGCTACTAA
- a CDS encoding NAD(P)-dependent oxidoreductase: protein MKVLIIDDVDSLLIDGLEKIGYSVTYNPTITRAGIIQSITPYQVLVVRTKTQIDKEIIEAATSLKVIARAGSGLDNVDVDFAQQKGIQCFNAGEANADAVGEHTLGMLLSLLRNLAKADFEVRNKIWDREGNRGFELNGKTIGIIGFGNTGKALAKKLAGFDVKVLAYDKYLTNYSNKYANEATLAQIFEEADIVSLHIPLTFETKNWVNGKFLKQFKKNIYLLNMCRGEVLNMPETIDLMGSRKILGLCLDVLENEKLATLSNQQQKDFDYLINNKKVLLSPHIAGWTFESYVKIAQTLLLKLTNLK from the coding sequence GTGAAAGTTTTAATAATTGATGATGTAGATAGCTTATTAATAGATGGTTTAGAAAAAATCGGGTATTCCGTAACTTACAATCCAACTATTACCAGAGCCGGAATAATTCAGTCAATAACACCATACCAAGTTTTAGTAGTACGCACTAAAACCCAAATAGATAAAGAAATAATAGAGGCAGCTACCAGTTTAAAAGTAATTGCCAGGGCAGGTAGCGGACTCGATAATGTAGATGTAGATTTTGCGCAACAAAAAGGTATTCAGTGTTTTAATGCAGGCGAAGCCAATGCCGATGCTGTTGGTGAACATACTTTAGGTATGTTACTCAGCTTATTAAGGAATTTAGCCAAGGCCGATTTTGAGGTAAGAAACAAAATTTGGGACAGAGAGGGTAACAGAGGGTTTGAGTTAAATGGAAAAACCATTGGCATAATAGGATTTGGAAATACTGGAAAAGCACTCGCTAAAAAATTAGCCGGATTTGATGTAAAAGTGCTCGCTTACGATAAATATTTGACCAATTATTCAAATAAATATGCCAACGAAGCAACGTTAGCCCAAATTTTTGAAGAAGCAGATATTGTATCGCTACACATTCCACTGACTTTTGAGACCAAAAATTGGGTAAACGGCAAATTTTTAAAACAATTCAAAAAAAATATTTACCTTCTAAATATGTGCCGTGGAGAGGTGCTCAATATGCCCGAAACAATTGATTTAATGGGAAGTCGTAAGATACTGGGACTCTGCTTGGATGTTTTGGAAAATGAAAAATTGGCGACCCTAAGCAACCAGCAGCAAAAAGATTTTGACTACCTTATAAACAATAAAAAAGTACTTTTATCACCGCATATTGCCGGTTGGACTTTTGAGAGCTATGTGAAAATTGCGCAAACCCTACTCTTAAAATTAACTAACTTAAAATAA